One Kitasatospora sp. NBC_01266 genomic window carries:
- a CDS encoding ATP-binding protein, translated as MGLDGGQGGRTELVPDPPAVAGQMPAQLPRTTGPGPGFPLANWVAQSRPEAEAGVYRLGYRPVDTTTVDATVPAWPLFVRALLNLLAAGLTYRYGTVLVLYAVKLTIWPPNPTDAQIIFGDYLTRVVVVAFSIALFGRMGRWKEVYRRYLTPAAVKELGALLRARAITTEDGTPVPSATEGAGVLDPWAELRQAGLGQALAAVEEDTRAGRVSDVDYVRIHRVWREVLGEPGLVGAFGEQVAVRGAAACAHPSEARDLPGRVAEHDLLLGQVRLGTAQEVPKNPAAHRGAGFALDREVLATSLLAVGPAGTGKSARLARPVAEALCLQALARSACVVVVGAAEAELGADAGYDVVIAPGDPASAYGLDLYGAAADQDAAAARLADALLPDELSSRAQSARMALQQVVGPFHAGYGRYPGVRELRALLGGDEGSWERLVERLGAEGLLDLHEADVQQRRTRQGQADDPGALLADRLALLDRPAFAGCFEPTGPGAKPAFAMRALEHPLRVRVKLPERGHPEAARILSRLVVGQFLQAAAAREDRSLFAGLVVDDASAALDAGTVQGLRRLPGANAGAVLLLRSLVDLPEALRVPLFGAVGCRMAFPGIAPWDGKLFSEAWGTVLVRERAVTLAPDTSGGMLRKTGRLARKALSGTTAQTESVTTREVERQRWSPSELAHALPAGHAVVSLTAVGGEQVPPLLVDLRS; from the coding sequence ATGGGACTGGACGGCGGACAGGGCGGGCGAACGGAGCTGGTGCCGGACCCCCCGGCGGTCGCCGGCCAGATGCCGGCCCAACTGCCGCGCACCACGGGCCCGGGCCCTGGGTTCCCGCTGGCGAACTGGGTCGCCCAGAGTCGGCCGGAGGCGGAGGCGGGGGTGTACCGGCTGGGGTACCGGCCGGTTGATACGACGACCGTGGACGCGACGGTGCCCGCCTGGCCGCTGTTTGTCCGTGCCTTGCTGAATCTGCTCGCGGCTGGTCTGACCTACAGGTACGGCACCGTGCTGGTGCTCTACGCGGTGAAGCTGACCATCTGGCCACCGAACCCGACGGACGCTCAGATCATCTTCGGTGACTATCTGACCCGCGTTGTTGTGGTGGCTTTCTCCATCGCGCTGTTCGGCCGCATGGGCCGTTGGAAGGAGGTCTACCGCCGCTACTTGACGCCCGCTGCGGTGAAGGAACTCGGTGCGCTGCTGCGAGCCCGGGCGATCACAACGGAGGACGGTACGCCGGTTCCGTCGGCCACCGAGGGAGCGGGCGTCCTCGACCCCTGGGCCGAGTTGCGCCAGGCCGGGCTCGGGCAGGCGCTCGCGGCCGTTGAGGAGGACACCCGGGCCGGGCGCGTCAGCGATGTCGACTACGTGCGCATCCACCGGGTCTGGCGGGAGGTGCTCGGCGAGCCCGGGTTGGTCGGGGCGTTCGGGGAGCAGGTGGCGGTGCGGGGGGCGGCGGCGTGTGCGCATCCGTCCGAGGCGCGGGATCTGCCGGGGCGGGTGGCGGAGCACGATCTGCTGCTGGGGCAGGTGCGGTTGGGGACGGCGCAGGAGGTGCCGAAGAACCCGGCGGCGCACCGGGGAGCCGGGTTCGCGCTGGACCGGGAGGTGCTGGCCACCTCGCTGCTGGCGGTGGGGCCGGCGGGGACGGGCAAGTCGGCGCGGCTGGCCCGGCCGGTGGCGGAGGCGCTCTGCCTGCAGGCGCTGGCGCGGTCGGCCTGCGTGGTGGTGGTGGGGGCGGCCGAGGCCGAGTTGGGGGCGGACGCGGGGTACGACGTGGTGATCGCGCCGGGTGATCCGGCCTCGGCGTACGGGCTGGACCTGTACGGGGCGGCGGCCGACCAGGACGCGGCGGCGGCCCGGCTGGCGGACGCGCTGCTGCCGGACGAGCTGTCCTCGAGGGCGCAGAGCGCGCGGATGGCGCTGCAGCAGGTGGTGGGGCCGTTCCACGCGGGCTACGGGCGCTACCCGGGGGTGCGGGAGCTGCGCGCGCTGCTCGGCGGGGACGAGGGGAGCTGGGAGCGGCTGGTCGAGCGGCTGGGTGCCGAGGGGCTGCTGGACCTGCACGAGGCGGACGTGCAGCAGCGGCGCACCCGGCAAGGGCAGGCCGACGATCCGGGGGCGCTGCTGGCCGACCGGCTGGCGCTGCTGGACCGGCCGGCCTTCGCCGGCTGCTTCGAGCCGACGGGGCCCGGCGCCAAGCCGGCCTTCGCGATGCGGGCGCTGGAGCATCCGCTGCGGGTGCGGGTGAAGCTGCCCGAGCGCGGGCACCCGGAGGCGGCCCGGATCCTGTCCCGGCTGGTGGTGGGCCAGTTCCTGCAGGCCGCGGCGGCCCGGGAGGACCGTTCGCTGTTCGCGGGCCTGGTGGTGGACGACGCCTCGGCGGCGCTGGACGCCGGGACCGTGCAGGGGCTGCGCCGGCTGCCGGGGGCGAACGCGGGCGCGGTGCTGCTGCTGCGCAGCCTGGTGGACCTGCCGGAGGCGCTGCGGGTGCCGCTGTTCGGCGCGGTGGGCTGCCGGATGGCCTTCCCGGGGATCGCGCCCTGGGACGGCAAGCTGTTCTCCGAGGCCTGGGGCACGGTGCTGGTGCGCGAGCGGGCGGTGACGCTGGCCCCGGACACCTCGGGCGGCATGCTGCGCAAGACCGGGCGGCTGGCCCGCAAGGCGCTGTCGGGGACCACGGCGCAGACCGAGAGCGTGACCACCCGGGAGGTGGAGCGGCAGCGCTGGTCGCCTTCCGAGCTGGCGCACGCGCTGCCGGCCGGGCACGCGGTGGTCTCGCTGACGGCGGTGGGCGGGGAGCAGGTGCCGCCCCTGCTGGTCGACCTGCGCAGTTGA
- a CDS encoding GNAT family N-acetyltransferase, whose amino-acid sequence MLDRGVMLPGAKQAARVHGGPAGRRPGEATRVLDGPDLADTLAVLHRDPVANAFVATRVEAVGLDPWRLGGEMWGWFDQDGRLESLCYAGANLVPINAGPQAVVAFAERARRQGRRCSSIVGPADSTAALWALLQRSWGPAREVRGHQPLMAATEPATEVAPDPLVRRVRRDEIDLLMPACVAMFTEEVGISPLAGDGGLLYQARVAELVGGGRSFARISEQGEVVFKAEIGAVTQGACQIQGVWVAPAHRGRRISESGMAAVLEIALREVAPVVSLYVNDYNLPARAAYHRVGFREVGAFMSVLF is encoded by the coding sequence GTGCTCGATCGAGGTGTGATGCTCCCCGGTGCCAAGCAGGCTGCCCGCGTCCATGGGGGTCCCGCCGGCCGGAGGCCGGGGGAGGCGACCCGGGTGCTGGACGGCCCGGATCTCGCCGACACCTTGGCGGTGCTGCACCGGGACCCGGTCGCCAACGCCTTCGTCGCCACCCGGGTCGAGGCGGTCGGCCTCGACCCGTGGCGGCTCGGCGGTGAGATGTGGGGCTGGTTCGACCAGGACGGCCGGCTGGAGTCGCTCTGCTACGCCGGCGCCAACCTGGTGCCGATCAACGCCGGTCCGCAGGCCGTGGTCGCCTTCGCCGAGCGGGCCCGGCGCCAGGGGCGGCGCTGCTCCTCGATCGTCGGCCCCGCCGACTCCACCGCCGCGCTCTGGGCGCTGCTGCAGCGCAGTTGGGGGCCGGCCCGCGAGGTCCGCGGCCACCAGCCGCTGATGGCCGCCACCGAGCCCGCCACCGAGGTGGCCCCCGACCCGCTGGTCCGCCGGGTCCGCCGGGACGAGATCGACCTGCTGATGCCGGCCTGCGTGGCGATGTTCACCGAGGAGGTCGGCATCTCCCCGCTGGCCGGCGACGGCGGACTGCTCTACCAGGCCCGGGTGGCCGAACTGGTGGGTGGCGGCCGGTCGTTCGCCCGGATCTCGGAGCAGGGCGAGGTCGTCTTCAAGGCCGAGATCGGTGCGGTCACCCAGGGCGCCTGCCAGATCCAGGGCGTCTGGGTGGCCCCCGCCCACCGCGGCCGCCGGATCTCCGAGAGCGGGATGGCGGCTGTCCTGGAGATCGCGCTGCGCGAGGTCGCCCCGGTGGTCAGCCTCTACGTGAACGACTACAACCTGCCCGCCCGCGCCGCCTACCACCGGGTCGGCTTCCGCGAGGTGGGCGCCTTCATGTCGGTGCTCTTCTAG
- a CDS encoding PucR family transcriptional regulator yields the protein MPPTLASVVRNASLHLTVLAGADHLERPVRWVHTSELDDPTPFLEGGELLLTTGIKLGAGTKGLQSYVHRLADAGVVGLGLGVGLSHTEVPQALVEAAAQRGLPLLRVPEPTPFIAISKVVSAALAAEQYEAVTTSFEAQEELTRAALGQNGTAAVVRRLAARLGGWAALYDSSGALSVVAPDWAARRAARLAAEVDRLRRRPAPASAALQGRAPGFDTADEDFVVVQSLGADRRPRGFLAVGTEDRISPTERYVLNAAVALLTLTLERSRELRHAEERMGAALLRLVLAGQVATARQVATGLFGGLPEGTIRVLVAGAAPGGEKAEGEAPVHDLTELAERAEQAGGRAGEKLLVARESAGKDGKDSKDGKDGAAHPERLVLLAVDGGAVHRACLGAVEEHEGLALGISAPAAVEEAGGAYAQAERALAVALRGGRRSVGHEEVGAGSLLPLLGEDAVAAFAEGLLRPLRDHDRTARGDLVASLRAWLSRHGQWDAAAADLGVHRHTLRYRMRRVEELLGRSLDDTDVRMELWLALRSGEESAPL from the coding sequence ATGCCCCCCACTCTCGCCTCCGTCGTGCGCAACGCCTCGCTCCACCTCACGGTCCTCGCCGGAGCCGACCACCTGGAGCGCCCGGTCCGCTGGGTGCACACCAGTGAGCTGGACGACCCCACGCCCTTCCTCGAAGGCGGCGAGCTGCTGCTCACCACCGGGATCAAGCTGGGCGCCGGTACCAAGGGCCTGCAGTCCTACGTCCACCGGCTGGCCGACGCCGGCGTGGTGGGCCTGGGGCTGGGGGTCGGCCTGTCGCACACCGAGGTGCCGCAGGCACTGGTGGAAGCCGCCGCCCAGCGCGGCCTGCCGCTGCTGCGGGTGCCCGAGCCGACCCCGTTCATCGCGATCAGCAAGGTCGTCTCGGCCGCGCTGGCGGCCGAGCAGTACGAGGCGGTGACCACCAGCTTCGAGGCGCAGGAGGAGCTGACCCGGGCCGCGCTGGGCCAGAACGGGACGGCGGCCGTGGTGCGCCGACTGGCGGCCCGGCTGGGCGGCTGGGCGGCGCTCTACGACAGCTCGGGCGCGCTCTCGGTGGTGGCCCCGGACTGGGCGGCCCGCCGGGCGGCCCGGCTGGCCGCCGAGGTGGACCGGCTGCGCCGACGTCCGGCCCCGGCCAGCGCCGCGCTCCAGGGCCGGGCGCCCGGGTTCGACACGGCCGACGAGGACTTCGTGGTGGTCCAGTCGCTGGGCGCCGACCGCCGGCCCCGCGGCTTCCTCGCGGTGGGTACCGAGGACCGGATCAGCCCGACCGAGCGCTACGTGCTGAACGCGGCGGTCGCCCTGCTCACCCTCACCCTGGAGCGCTCGCGCGAGCTGCGGCACGCCGAGGAGCGGATGGGTGCCGCGCTGCTGCGCCTGGTGCTGGCCGGGCAGGTGGCGACGGCCCGCCAGGTCGCCACCGGGCTCTTCGGCGGCCTGCCCGAGGGGACCATACGCGTCCTGGTGGCGGGTGCCGCCCCGGGCGGGGAGAAGGCGGAGGGCGAGGCCCCGGTGCACGACCTGACCGAGCTGGCCGAGCGCGCCGAACAGGCCGGCGGTCGGGCCGGCGAGAAGCTGCTGGTCGCCCGCGAGTCGGCCGGCAAGGACGGCAAGGACAGTAAGGACGGCAAGGACGGAGCCGCGCACCCCGAGCGGCTGGTGCTGCTGGCCGTGGACGGCGGCGCGGTGCACCGGGCCTGCCTGGGCGCGGTCGAGGAGCACGAGGGGTTGGCGCTCGGCATCTCGGCGCCGGCCGCGGTCGAGGAGGCCGGTGGCGCCTACGCCCAGGCCGAGCGGGCGCTGGCGGTGGCCCTGCGCGGCGGCCGCCGCTCGGTGGGCCACGAGGAGGTCGGCGCCGGCTCGCTGCTGCCGCTGCTCGGCGAGGACGCGGTGGCGGCCTTCGCCGAGGGGCTGCTGCGCCCGCTGCGCGACCACGACCGCACCGCCCGCGGCGACCTGGTGGCCTCGCTGCGCGCCTGGCTCTCCCGGCATGGCCAGTGGGACGCGGCCGCCGCCGACCTCGGCGTGCACCGGCACACCCTGCGCTATCGGATGCGCCGGGTCGAGGAGCTGCTCGGCCGTTCGCTGGACGACACCGACGTGCGGATGGAGCTCTGGCTGGCCCTGCGCTCGGGCGAGGAGTCGGCCCCGCTGTAG
- a CDS encoding aldehyde dehydrogenase family protein, translating to MTTTHAFWLAGRQETGESSFEVRHPFDDSLVGTVSVPTDAQVDEAVDAAVAALPVFAATPAHVRAAALDHVARRLTERAEEIARLITAENGKPIKWARGEVGRAASVFRWAAEEARRTNGETMRLDTDPGGVGRFAVVRRFPRGVVLGIAPFNFPLNLVAHKVAPAIAVGAPIILKPAPATPLSALLLGELLAETELPAGAWSVLPVANAKMPALVQDGRLPVISFTGSDKVGYQIMDSVPRKHVTLELGGNAAAVVLADWSSEADLEWAATRIATFANYQGGQSCISVQRVIADAAVYDALAEKVLAKVQAQVTGDPAEDATDVGPLVDENAAKRVEEWVADAVAKGAKVLTGGTRQGASYAPTVLAELPADAILATAEAFGPVLSLHRVDSAEEAFAAVNDSAFGLQAGVFTHDVQLAFRAHRELQVGGVIIGDAPSYRADQMPYGGVKDSGVGREGVKYAMDDFTYEKVMVLTGLDL from the coding sequence GTGACCACGACCCACGCATTCTGGCTGGCCGGCCGTCAGGAGACCGGCGAGTCCAGCTTCGAGGTCCGCCACCCCTTTGACGACAGCCTGGTCGGCACGGTCAGCGTGCCCACCGACGCCCAGGTGGACGAGGCCGTCGACGCCGCCGTCGCCGCCCTGCCGGTCTTCGCGGCCACCCCCGCGCACGTGCGTGCCGCGGCGCTGGACCACGTGGCCCGCCGGCTGACCGAGCGCGCCGAGGAGATCGCCCGGCTGATCACCGCCGAGAACGGCAAGCCGATCAAGTGGGCCCGCGGCGAGGTCGGCCGCGCCGCCTCGGTCTTCCGCTGGGCGGCCGAGGAGGCCCGCCGGACCAACGGCGAGACGATGCGCCTGGACACCGACCCGGGCGGCGTGGGCCGCTTCGCGGTGGTGCGGCGCTTCCCCCGGGGCGTGGTGCTGGGCATCGCCCCGTTCAACTTCCCGCTCAACCTGGTGGCGCACAAGGTCGCCCCGGCGATCGCGGTCGGTGCCCCGATCATCCTCAAGCCGGCCCCGGCCACCCCGCTCTCCGCCCTGCTGCTGGGCGAGCTGCTGGCCGAGACCGAGCTGCCGGCCGGCGCCTGGAGCGTGCTGCCGGTGGCGAACGCCAAGATGCCCGCGCTGGTCCAGGACGGGCGGCTGCCGGTGATCTCCTTCACCGGTTCGGACAAGGTCGGCTACCAGATCATGGACTCGGTGCCGCGCAAGCACGTCACCCTGGAGCTCGGCGGCAACGCCGCCGCCGTGGTGCTGGCCGACTGGTCCTCGGAGGCCGACCTGGAGTGGGCCGCCACCCGGATCGCGACGTTCGCCAACTACCAGGGCGGCCAGTCCTGCATCTCGGTGCAGCGGGTGATCGCGGACGCCGCGGTGTACGACGCGCTGGCCGAGAAGGTGCTGGCCAAGGTCCAGGCCCAGGTCACCGGCGATCCGGCCGAGGACGCCACCGACGTCGGCCCGCTGGTGGACGAGAACGCCGCCAAGCGGGTCGAGGAGTGGGTGGCGGACGCCGTCGCCAAGGGCGCCAAGGTGCTCACCGGCGGCACCCGGCAGGGCGCCAGCTACGCCCCGACCGTGCTGGCCGAGCTGCCCGCCGACGCGATCCTGGCCACCGCCGAGGCCTTCGGTCCGGTGCTCTCGCTGCACCGGGTCGACTCCGCCGAGGAGGCCTTCGCCGCCGTCAACGACTCCGCGTTCGGCCTGCAGGCCGGCGTCTTCACGCACGATGTGCAGCTCGCCTTCCGGGCGCACCGCGAGCTGCAGGTCGGCGGTGTGATCATCGGCGACGCGCCGTCGTACCGTGCCGACCAGATGCCCTACGGCGGGGTCAAGGACTCCGGCGTGGGCCGTGAGGGCGTCAAGTACGCGATGGACGACTTCACCTACGAGAAGGTCATGGTGCTCACCGGCCTGGACCTCTGA
- the dxr gene encoding 1-deoxy-D-xylulose-5-phosphate reductoisomerase, with product MNSLAHPQLRFTPVVDDPSGPRELVILGSTGSIGTQAIDIVLRNPDRFRVVALSAGGGQVELLAEQAFRLGVHTVAVARAEAEAPLRAALAAQAVGRPLPTVLAGPDAATELAQLPCHSVLNGITGSIGLAPTLAALRAGRVLVLANKESLIVGGPLVKAVAAPGQIVPVDSEHAALFQALSAGTAREVRRLVVTASGGPFRGRRRDELAGVTPKDALAHPTWAMGPVVTINSATLVNKGLEVIEAHLLYDIPFERIEVVVHPQSVVHSMVEFTDGSTLAQASPPDMRMPISLGLGWPDRVPDAAPGCDWTKAAAWEFFPLDDEAFPAVALAREVGTLGGTAPAVFNAANEECVDAFLNGSLAFTGIVDTVAKVVAEHGTPVPGTSLTIEDVLDAEGWARARARELAAG from the coding sequence ATGAACTCGCTCGCCCACCCGCAGCTGCGCTTCACTCCGGTCGTCGACGACCCGTCAGGTCCTCGGGAACTGGTCATCCTCGGCTCGACCGGCTCGATCGGCACCCAGGCCATCGACATCGTGCTCCGCAACCCGGACCGGTTCCGGGTCGTCGCGCTCTCGGCGGGCGGTGGGCAGGTCGAGCTGCTGGCCGAGCAGGCCTTCCGGCTCGGCGTGCACACCGTGGCGGTGGCCCGTGCCGAGGCCGAGGCGCCGCTGCGTGCCGCGCTCGCCGCCCAGGCCGTCGGCCGTCCGCTGCCCACCGTGCTGGCCGGCCCGGACGCCGCCACCGAGCTGGCCCAGCTGCCGTGCCACTCGGTGCTCAACGGCATCACCGGCTCGATCGGCCTGGCCCCGACTCTGGCCGCGCTGCGTGCCGGGCGGGTGCTGGTGCTGGCGAACAAGGAGTCGCTGATCGTCGGCGGCCCGCTGGTGAAGGCGGTGGCCGCGCCGGGGCAGATCGTGCCGGTGGACTCCGAGCACGCCGCGCTCTTCCAGGCGCTGAGCGCCGGCACCGCGCGCGAGGTGCGCCGCCTGGTGGTCACCGCGAGCGGCGGTCCGTTCCGCGGCCGCCGCCGGGACGAGCTGGCCGGCGTCACCCCGAAGGACGCGCTGGCCCACCCGACCTGGGCGATGGGCCCGGTGGTGACGATCAACTCGGCCACCCTGGTCAACAAGGGCCTGGAGGTGATCGAGGCCCACCTGCTCTACGACATCCCGTTCGAGCGGATCGAGGTCGTGGTCCATCCGCAGTCGGTGGTCCACTCGATGGTGGAGTTCACGGACGGTTCGACCCTCGCCCAGGCCAGCCCGCCGGACATGCGGATGCCGATCTCGCTCGGTCTGGGCTGGCCCGACCGGGTGCCGGACGCGGCCCCCGGCTGCGACTGGACCAAGGCCGCCGCTTGGGAGTTCTTCCCGCTGGACGACGAGGCCTTCCCGGCCGTCGCGCTCGCCCGCGAGGTGGGTACGCTCGGCGGCACGGCACCGGCCGTCTTCAACGCGGCCAACGAGGAGTGCGTGGACGCCTTCCTGAACGGGAGCCTGGCCTTCACCGGCATCGTCGACACGGTCGCCAAGGTGGTCGCCGAGCACGGCACCCCGGTACCGGGAACTTCTCTGACCATCGAGGACGTACTGGATGCGGAGGGCTGGGCCCGGGCCCGGGCCCGCGAGCTGGCGGCGGGCTGA
- a CDS encoding GNAT family N-acetyltransferase, which produces MEQQLTEVTVQPIDLAAWAPYALEVQSAAFGLSPEEVAVRLHIVGRHALQPGVIALGALCAGRLVGFGYGMPNQREHWWSTVIEPHLEARGHGDWLDGVFAVTELHVLPQFQGRGLGSTLIRTLCERSGLPRSILSAIDAETPARRLYRSLGYRDLARPVRFPNTDRPYAVMGARLPLLDRTGGGSYSRPANSR; this is translated from the coding sequence ATGGAGCAGCAGTTGACCGAGGTGACCGTCCAGCCGATCGACCTGGCGGCCTGGGCGCCGTACGCGCTGGAGGTGCAGTCGGCGGCCTTCGGGCTCTCGCCCGAGGAGGTCGCGGTACGGCTGCACATCGTGGGGCGGCACGCGCTGCAGCCGGGGGTGATCGCGCTGGGCGCGCTCTGCGCGGGTCGGCTGGTCGGCTTCGGCTACGGCATGCCGAACCAGCGCGAGCACTGGTGGAGCACGGTGATCGAGCCGCATCTGGAGGCGCGCGGGCACGGCGACTGGCTGGACGGCGTGTTCGCCGTCACCGAGTTGCACGTGCTGCCGCAGTTCCAGGGCCGGGGCCTGGGCAGCACCCTGATCCGCACCCTGTGCGAGCGGTCCGGGCTGCCCCGCAGCATCCTCTCCGCGATCGACGCCGAGACCCCGGCCCGCCGCCTCTACCGCTCGCTCGGCTACCGCGACCTGGCCCGCCCGGTGCGCTTCCCGAACACCGACCGCCCCTACGCGGTGATGGGCGCCCGGCTGCCGCTGCTCGACCGTACCGGTGGCGGCTCCTACAGCCGGCCGGCGAACTCCAGGTAG
- the ispG gene encoding flavodoxin-dependent (E)-4-hydroxy-3-methylbut-2-enyl-diphosphate synthase, with the protein MTAISLGIPSLPLKPLAKRRHSRQIMVGNVPVGGDAPVSVQSMTTTLTSDVNATLQQIAQLTASGCQIVRVAVPSQDDADALPIIARKSQIPVIADIHFQPKYVFAAIDAGCAAVRVNPGNIKAFDDKVGEIAKAASQAGVPIRIGVNAGSLDKRLLEKYGKATPEALVESALWECSLFEEHGFRDIKISVKHNDPVVMINAYRQLAAACDYPLHLGVTEAGPAFQGTIKSAVAFGALLAEGIGDTIRVSLSAPPVEEIKVGIQILESLNLRQRGLEIVSCPSCGRAQVDVYKLAEEVTAGLEGMEVPLRVAVMGCVVNGPGEAREADLGVASGNGKGQIFVKGEVIKTVPESKIVETLIEEALKLAEQMQSEGVESGTPTVIAAD; encoded by the coding sequence ATGACCGCGATCTCGCTCGGTATTCCGTCCCTGCCGCTGAAGCCGCTGGCCAAGCGGCGCCACTCGCGTCAGATCATGGTCGGCAACGTTCCGGTGGGTGGTGACGCGCCGGTGTCGGTGCAGTCGATGACCACCACGCTGACCTCGGATGTGAACGCGACGCTGCAGCAGATCGCGCAGCTGACCGCTTCGGGGTGTCAGATCGTGCGGGTGGCGGTGCCTTCGCAGGATGACGCGGACGCGTTGCCGATCATCGCGAGGAAGTCGCAGATCCCGGTGATCGCGGACATCCACTTCCAGCCGAAGTACGTGTTCGCGGCGATCGACGCCGGCTGTGCGGCGGTGCGGGTCAACCCGGGCAACATCAAGGCGTTCGACGACAAGGTCGGTGAGATCGCGAAGGCGGCCTCGCAGGCGGGTGTGCCGATCCGGATCGGGGTGAACGCCGGGTCGCTGGACAAGCGGCTGCTGGAGAAGTACGGCAAGGCCACTCCTGAGGCGCTGGTCGAGTCGGCGCTGTGGGAGTGCTCGCTGTTCGAGGAGCACGGTTTCCGGGACATCAAGATCTCGGTCAAGCACAACGACCCGGTCGTGATGATCAACGCCTACCGGCAGCTGGCGGCGGCCTGCGACTATCCGCTGCACCTGGGGGTGACGGAGGCGGGGCCGGCGTTCCAGGGGACGATCAAGTCGGCGGTGGCGTTCGGTGCGCTGCTGGCGGAGGGGATCGGGGACACGATCCGGGTGTCGCTGTCGGCGCCGCCGGTGGAGGAGATCAAGGTCGGGATCCAGATCCTGGAGTCGTTGAACCTGCGTCAGCGCGGGTTGGAGATCGTCTCGTGTCCGTCCTGCGGTCGGGCCCAGGTGGATGTGTACAAGCTGGCGGAGGAGGTCACCGCGGGCCTGGAGGGCATGGAGGTGCCGCTGCGGGTCGCGGTGATGGGTTGTGTGGTGAACGGTCCGGGTGAGGCGCGTGAGGCGGACCTGGGGGTGGCCTCGGGCAACGGCAAGGGGCAGATCTTCGTCAAGGGCGAGGTGATCAAGACCGTCCCCGAGTCGAAGATCGTCGAGACCCTGATCGAAGAGGCCCTCAAGCTGGCCGAGCAGATGCAGTCCGAGGGCGTCGAGTCCGGCACCCCGACCGTGATCGCCGCCGACTGA
- a CDS encoding M50 family metallopeptidase has product MTAVMTVLGIVVFFVGLLISIAWHELGHLSTAKLFKIRVPQYMVGFGPTIWSRKKGETEYGFKAIPFGGYIRMIGMFPPGEDGRITKRSSSPWRSMIEDAREASYEELQAGDEDRLFYTRKPWQRIIVMFAGPFMNLILAFALFLVTMMGFGVPKSLPIVSSVSQCVVPATQTNDTCAPGATPSPAAAAGLKAGDHIVSFDGNAIRNYQQLSNNIRDSYGKTVPITVDRKGQQLTLTAQITKNQLAKLDKYGDPIPGAAPVTAGFLGISPTTGVVQLGFGESLSQMSNMADTGVHSLVALPGKIPGLWDSVVKGAPRQADSPVGMVGAARVGGEVFALHMPASQRIATMINLLAGINLSLFLFNMLPLLPLDGGHVAGAVWESIRRQAAKLFKRPDPGPFDVAKLMPLAYVVASIFIGFTLLVLVADVINPVKIS; this is encoded by the coding sequence GTGACTGCAGTGATGACGGTGCTGGGCATCGTGGTCTTTTTCGTCGGGCTGCTGATCTCGATCGCCTGGCACGAACTGGGCCACCTCTCGACCGCCAAGCTCTTCAAGATCCGGGTGCCGCAGTACATGGTCGGCTTCGGCCCGACCATCTGGTCCCGGAAGAAGGGCGAGACCGAGTACGGGTTCAAGGCGATCCCGTTCGGCGGCTACATCCGGATGATCGGGATGTTCCCGCCGGGCGAGGACGGGCGGATCACCAAGCGCAGCAGCTCGCCCTGGCGCTCGATGATCGAGGACGCCCGCGAGGCCTCCTACGAGGAGCTGCAGGCCGGCGACGAGGACCGGCTCTTCTACACCCGCAAGCCCTGGCAGCGGATCATCGTGATGTTCGCCGGGCCGTTCATGAACCTGATCCTGGCCTTCGCGCTCTTCCTGGTCACCATGATGGGCTTCGGGGTGCCCAAGTCGCTGCCGATCGTCAGCTCGGTCTCCCAGTGCGTGGTCCCGGCGACCCAGACGAACGACACCTGCGCCCCGGGCGCGACGCCCTCCCCGGCCGCGGCGGCCGGACTGAAGGCGGGCGACCACATCGTCTCCTTCGACGGCAACGCGATCCGCAACTACCAGCAGCTCTCCAACAACATCCGCGACTCCTACGGCAAGACCGTGCCGATCACGGTCGACCGCAAGGGGCAGCAGCTCACCCTCACCGCGCAGATCACCAAGAACCAGCTGGCCAAGCTGGACAAGTACGGCGACCCGATCCCCGGCGCCGCGCCGGTGACGGCCGGGTTCCTCGGGATCAGCCCGACCACCGGGGTGGTCCAGCTGGGCTTCGGGGAGAGCCTGAGCCAGATGTCCAACATGGCCGACACCGGTGTCCACTCGCTGGTCGCGCTGCCCGGCAAGATCCCGGGCCTGTGGGACTCGGTGGTCAAGGGCGCCCCCCGCCAGGCCGACTCCCCGGTCGGCATGGTCGGCGCGGCCCGGGTCGGCGGCGAGGTCTTCGCGCTGCACATGCCCGCCTCGCAGCGGATCGCCACCATGATCAACCTGCTGGCGGGGATCAACCTCTCGCTCTTCCTCTTCAACATGCTGCCGCTGCTGCCGCTGGACGGCGGACACGTGGCCGGGGCGGTCTGGGAGTCGATCCGGCGGCAGGCCGCCAAGCTCTTCAAGCGTCCCGACCCGGGCCCGTTCGACGTGGCCAAGCTGATGCCGCTGGCCTACGTGGTGGCCAGCATCTTCATCGGCTTCACCCTGCTGGTGCTGGTCGCCGACGTGATCAACCCGGTCAAGATCAGCTAG